The Tubulanus polymorphus chromosome 6, tnTubPoly1.2, whole genome shotgun sequence genome includes a region encoding these proteins:
- the LOC141907545 gene encoding uncharacterized protein LOC141907545 has protein sequence MSTRRQSSDSINERRNSRANEELLKDRIRELETEVSSLKKRLDELRKAKNTTILKREREVVNIQAPNMGRRDSKPSNDPRIRELEIELREWKQKSTEAERKLSELEKKYQNELKELREKFSFEVENLKKQQQQNENNSDECRFHEMEIHTLKTQVKLLEEDKSVLQVQNQEHVSRIEELITELSVKEAKWCEMEETYKRKVQESFGEKYREWMAKTESKLMELTQANALLRSLVRKPQGPDPTGQDPD, from the exons ATGTCAACCAGAAGACAGTCGAGTGATAGCATCAATGAGCGCCGAAACTCAAGAGCGAATGAGGAGCTGTTGAAAGATCGAATCAGAGAA CTCGAAACTGAAGTATCCAGTCTCAAAAAAAGGTTGGATGAACTGCGTAAAGCTAAGAATACTACTATTTTAAAACGAGAGCGAGAAGTTGTAAATATTCAGGCCCCGAATATGGGTAGAAG AGATTCAAAGCCTAGTAATGACCCAAGAATTAGAGAACTCGAAATAGAGTTGCGAGAGTGGAAACAGAAGTCGACCGAGGCTGAACGGAAATTATCTGAACTcgagaaaaaatatcaaaatgaactgaaaGAATTGCGGGAAAAATTCTCCTTCGAAGTTGAAAACcttaaaaaacaacaacaacagaacgAG AACAATTCTGACGAATGCCGCTTTCATGAAATGGAAATTCACACCTTGAAAACTCaagtgaaacttctcgaaGAGGATAAATCAGTTTTGCAAGTTCAGAATCAGGAACATGTCAGTCGTATTGAAGAGTTAATCACTGAATTGAGTGTCAAAGAAGCTAAATGGTGTGAAATGGAAGAGACTTATAAACGAAAG GTTCAAGAATCTTTCGGTGAGAAATATCGCGAATGGATGGCAAAAACTGAAAGCAAGCTTATGGAACTCACTCAGGCAAATGCATTGCT ACGCAGTCTTGTTAGGAAACCTCAAGGACCCGACCCAACTGGACAAGATCCTGACTAA
- the LOC141907544 gene encoding ATP-dependent RNA helicase cgh-1-like — MPIMATQNSVNHSSSSTAAVVMNNDSRKLKNEVANSNKDEGWKSQLKLPPKDHRVKTTDVTDTQGNEFEDYCLKRDLLMGIFEKGWEKPSPIQEASIPIALSGRDILARAKNGTGKTGAYAIPILERCDPTKNFVQALIIVPTRELALQTSQICKELSKHIECDVMVTTGGTNLKDDIMRLYEPVHVMIATPGRVLDLLRKGIAQCGKCTMMVLDEADKLLSQDFKNMLDDIISYLPKERQILLYSATFPLTVEKFMRRHLENPYEINLMDELTLKGVTQYYAFVEEKQKVHCLNTLFSKLQINQSIIFCNSVQRVELLAKKITELGYSCYFIHAKMRQEDRNRVFHDFRQGMCRNLVCSDLFTRGIDIQAVNVVINFDFPKHAETYLHRIGRSGRFGHLGLAINLITYNDRYSLHRIEQELGTEIKPIPKEIDKTLYVADAAQECEEDDDRDRRENNK; from the exons ATGCCAATCATGGCAACTCAGAATTCTGTGAATCACTCCTCATCATCTACTGCTGCCGTAGTAATGAATAATGACAGCAGAAAGTTGAAAAATGAGGTGGCTAATTCTAACAA GGATGAAGGTTGGAAGTCACAGTTGAAGCTACCACCAAAAGATCATCGTGTTAAAACGACT GATGTAACTGATACTCAGGGCAACGAGTTCGAAGACTACTGTCTCAAACGTGATTTGCTCATGGGAATATTCGAGAAAGGCTGGGAAAAACCGTCACCGATCCAGGAGGCTAGCATACCAATTGCTCTCTCCGGTCGCGACATCCTCGCCCGAGCCAAAAATGGCACCGGTAAAACCGGTGCTTACGCAATCCCGATACTAGAGCGTTGTGATCCTACGAAAAATTTTGTACAAG CTCTGATAATTGTTCCGACTCGAGAGTTAGCGTTACAAACGAGTCAAATTTGTAAAGAGTTGAGTAAACATATTGAATGCGACGTTATGGTCACAACCGGAGGAACGAACCTCAAAGATGATATCATGAGACTCTACGAACCAG TTCATGTGATGATCGCCACTCCCGGACGAGTTCTCGATTTACTACGTAAAGGCATTGCACAGTGCGGTAAATGTACGATGATGGTTCTCGATGAAGCCGACAAACTCCTGTCGCAGGACTTCAAAAATATGCTCGACGATATCATCAGTTATTTGCCGAAAGAACGTCAGATTTTGCTCTATTCGGCTACATTTCCGTTGACTGTTGAGAAATTCATG AGGAGACATTTGGAAAACCCGTATGAAATCAACTTGATGGATGAATTGACGTTGAAGGGTGTTACACAATATTACGCCTTCGTTGAAGAGAAACAGAAGGTTCATTGTCTCAATACTCTTTTCTCAAAG CTTCAGATCAACCAATCGATAATATTCTGTAATTCGGTGCAGCGTGTTGAGTTGTTGGCGAAGAAGATCACCGAGCTCGGGTATTCGTGTTACTTCATACACGCTAAGATGAGGCAGGAAGATCGTAATCGAGTATTCCATGATTTTCGTCAAGGAATGTGCAGGAATTTAGTTTGTTCGG ATTTATTCACGAGAGGTATCGACATACAAGCCGTAAACGTCGTCATTAATTTCGACTTTCCGAAACACGCTGAAACGTATCTGCATCGAATTGGACGTTCCGGTAGAttcggccatcttggtttAGCCATTAATCTCATAACCTATAACGATCG CTATTCCCTTCACCGAATCGAGCAAGAACTCGGAACCGAGATCAAACCCATTCCAAAAGAAATCGACAAGACGTTGTACGTCGCAGACGCAGCGCAGGAGTGTGAGGAGGATGACGACCGAGACCGCCGagaaaacaacaaataa
- the LOC141907538 gene encoding uncharacterized protein LOC141907538 isoform X2, whose product MNHLDVGFASLVDNILDEYFTKYFPAAVKLASTLRDEGYVENFVYTTHPWLIDLYLNCPRNLNLTGVPLKCPSPADVSNFVKAIKQGDITWHAGPMNMQPELFDEQTWMFALNISQRLDDLFGMKRKLRALSQRDVPGMTQAVIPLLVRSNIVAVTVGVNAASAPPGVPKIFNWTYSTEGTPKSVIALWHPNGYPDNPGQAPYRPGGISVEDCVIVHGKALCFAFRSDNQGPPSNIQEILFNYEVLRAEFPNARLHSSAIDDYIAAIWNYRHELPVVDKEIGDTWIQGIQSDPLKMAKFRAFMRTRTHCVESGYCDLNSHMLYNSSRFLIKLGEHTWGLSSVHDTINWSNKQFKSVRNTAQFPIHEKAWRTQRLFNDIALEALGNQALASMVRDEYLKLRPSLPDLSDYSRAEYLQYKCANDVQVGFNLEGGIDRLFDPRTKINWASSKNPLMQFVYITYNQSDFDEMNQQYTYARWFSLGVEKPNITANAHPSSQSWRSVLVNLLQKNDGSCDFYTQIKIYDPITQIKYGAPSDIWIHYTVRNSGVDAEFQMFGKVTTRMPESIMINFQPVQQTEQPYKWMLSKIGQVIDPMNVVTNGSQRQHVVDDQGIFYLNENTRTGLQIVSLDVGLANTITETRPVTSFPLPLTATDHITGFGFNVFNNLWNVNYIYWYPFNDADKDFKSRFSINFKNY is encoded by the exons ATGAACCATTTAG ATGTTGGTTTTGCGTCATTAGTCGACAATATTCTAGATGAATATTTCACGAAGTATTTCCCGGCAGCGGTTAAACTCGCCAGCACGCTACGAGACGAGGGCTACGTCGAAAACTTTGTTTACACAACGCATCCTTGGCTCATCGACTTATACTTGAATTGTCCTCGAAACCTGAATCTAACAGGGGTGCCATTAAAA TGCCCGTCACCGGCGGATGTTTCAAATTTCGTGAAAGCGATAAAGCAAGGAGATATAACATGGCACGCCGGTCCAATGAATATGCAGCCCGAGCTGTTTGACGAGCAAACGTGGATGTTCGCGTTGAACATCAGTCAAAGACTCGATGATCTGTTCGGGATGAAACGCAAACTCCGCGCGCTCAGTCAAAGAGATGTACCAG GAATGACTCAAGCTGTGATCCCGTTATTGGTCAGGTCAAACATTGTTGCTGTAACAGTTGGTGTGAATGCGGcgtcagcgccccctggtgttccgaaaatattcaattggactTACTCGACAGAAGGCACTCCTAAAAGCGTCATCGCTTTATGGCATCCAA ATGGGTACCCCGACAATCCTGGTCAAGCTCCCTATCGACCTGGGGGTATTTCAGTTGAGGATTGCGTAATAGTTCATGGAAAAGCTTTGTGCTTTGCATTCCGTTCAGACAATCAAGGACCACCGAGTAACATTCAG GAAATTCTATTCAATTATGAAGTACTACGTGCCGAGTTTCCAAATGCACGACTGCATTCCAGCGCCATTGATGACTACATCGCCGCCATCTGGAATTATCGTCATGAACTACCAGTAGTCGACAAAGAAATCGGTGATACTTGGAtacaaggaatccaatcagatcCTCTGAAAATGGCAAAATTTCGAGCTTTCATGCGAACCAGGACTCACTGTGTTGAGTCAG GATATTGCGATTTAAACAGTCACATGCTTTATAATAGCAGTCGATTTCTGATCAAATTGGGTGAACACACATGGGGTTTGAGTAGTGTTCATGATACAATCAACTGGTCCAATAAACAGTTCAAATCAGTTCGTAACA CGGCTCAGTTTCCGATCCATGAAAAAGCGTGGAGAACTCAAAGATTATTTAATGATATAGCATTAGAAGCGTTAGGAAATCAAGCATTAGCTTCAATGGTGCGAGATGAATACTTGAAACTACGGCCTTCATTACCCGACCTTTCTG ATTATAGTCGAGCTGAGTACTTGCAATATAAGTGTGCCAATGATGTGCAAGTTGGTTTCAATTTAGAAGGTGGCATTGATCGACTTTTTGACCCGCGGACAAAA ATAAATTGGGCATCGTCGAAGAATCCATTGATGCAGTTTGTATACATTACTTATAATCAAAGTGATTTTGATGAGATGAATCAGCAGTATACGTATGCGCGATGGTTCAGTCTGGGAGTCGAGAAACCAAATATTACAGCGAATGCACATCCGAGTAGCCAATCATGGCGGTCTGTACTCGTAAACTTATTACAGAAAAACG ATGGTTCCTGTGACTTCTACACGCAAATTAAAATCTATGATCCGATCACTCAGATCAAGTATGGTGCACCGAGTGATATTTGGATTCATTACACCGTCAGAAATTCAG GGGTCGATGCAGAGTTTCAGATGTTTGGAAAAGTCACCACGCGTATGCCCGAATCAATTATGATCAATTTCCAACCCGTCCAGCAAACTGAACAACCGTATAAATGGATGCTATCGAAAATCGGACAAGTCATCGATCCAATGAATGTAGTCACGAATGGCAGTCAAAGACAACACG ttgTTGATGATCAGGGAATATTTTATCTAAACGAAAATACGCGAACCGGTTTGCAGATCGTGTCTCTCGATGTAGGGTTAGCGAATACGATCACCGAGACTCGGCCGGTCACATCGTTTCCATTGCCGCTGACCGCGACCGACCATATCACCGGGTTCGGTTTCAACGTATTCAATAATCTATGGAATGTTAACTATATCTACTGGTATCCGTTTAATGATGCCGATAAGGATTTTAAATccagattttcaatcaatttcaagaattattGA
- the LOC141907538 gene encoding uncharacterized protein LOC141907538 isoform X1, protein MKPLKWQLCLALGTLLFCSFANDVCTRSVETDVDEVFVVYMNHLDVGFASLVDNILDEYFTKYFPAAVKLASTLRDEGYVENFVYTTHPWLIDLYLNCPRNLNLTGVPLKCPSPADVSNFVKAIKQGDITWHAGPMNMQPELFDEQTWMFALNISQRLDDLFGMKRKLRALSQRDVPGMTQAVIPLLVRSNIVAVTVGVNAASAPPGVPKIFNWTYSTEGTPKSVIALWHPNGYPDNPGQAPYRPGGISVEDCVIVHGKALCFAFRSDNQGPPSNIQEILFNYEVLRAEFPNARLHSSAIDDYIAAIWNYRHELPVVDKEIGDTWIQGIQSDPLKMAKFRAFMRTRTHCVESGYCDLNSHMLYNSSRFLIKLGEHTWGLSSVHDTINWSNKQFKSVRNTAQFPIHEKAWRTQRLFNDIALEALGNQALASMVRDEYLKLRPSLPDLSDYSRAEYLQYKCANDVQVGFNLEGGIDRLFDPRTKINWASSKNPLMQFVYITYNQSDFDEMNQQYTYARWFSLGVEKPNITANAHPSSQSWRSVLVNLLQKNDGSCDFYTQIKIYDPITQIKYGAPSDIWIHYTVRNSGVDAEFQMFGKVTTRMPESIMINFQPVQQTEQPYKWMLSKIGQVIDPMNVVTNGSQRQHVVDDQGIFYLNENTRTGLQIVSLDVGLANTITETRPVTSFPLPLTATDHITGFGFNVFNNLWNVNYIYWYPFNDADKDFKSRFSINFKNY, encoded by the exons ATGAAGCCGTTAAAATGGCAGCTATGTTTGGCACTAGGAACACTTTTGTTTTGCTCCTTTGCAAAT GATGTTTGCACGCGATCAGTTGAAACTGATGTCGATGAAGTATTTGTGGTCTACATGAACCATTTAG ATGTTGGTTTTGCGTCATTAGTCGACAATATTCTAGATGAATATTTCACGAAGTATTTCCCGGCAGCGGTTAAACTCGCCAGCACGCTACGAGACGAGGGCTACGTCGAAAACTTTGTTTACACAACGCATCCTTGGCTCATCGACTTATACTTGAATTGTCCTCGAAACCTGAATCTAACAGGGGTGCCATTAAAA TGCCCGTCACCGGCGGATGTTTCAAATTTCGTGAAAGCGATAAAGCAAGGAGATATAACATGGCACGCCGGTCCAATGAATATGCAGCCCGAGCTGTTTGACGAGCAAACGTGGATGTTCGCGTTGAACATCAGTCAAAGACTCGATGATCTGTTCGGGATGAAACGCAAACTCCGCGCGCTCAGTCAAAGAGATGTACCAG GAATGACTCAAGCTGTGATCCCGTTATTGGTCAGGTCAAACATTGTTGCTGTAACAGTTGGTGTGAATGCGGcgtcagcgccccctggtgttccgaaaatattcaattggactTACTCGACAGAAGGCACTCCTAAAAGCGTCATCGCTTTATGGCATCCAA ATGGGTACCCCGACAATCCTGGTCAAGCTCCCTATCGACCTGGGGGTATTTCAGTTGAGGATTGCGTAATAGTTCATGGAAAAGCTTTGTGCTTTGCATTCCGTTCAGACAATCAAGGACCACCGAGTAACATTCAG GAAATTCTATTCAATTATGAAGTACTACGTGCCGAGTTTCCAAATGCACGACTGCATTCCAGCGCCATTGATGACTACATCGCCGCCATCTGGAATTATCGTCATGAACTACCAGTAGTCGACAAAGAAATCGGTGATACTTGGAtacaaggaatccaatcagatcCTCTGAAAATGGCAAAATTTCGAGCTTTCATGCGAACCAGGACTCACTGTGTTGAGTCAG GATATTGCGATTTAAACAGTCACATGCTTTATAATAGCAGTCGATTTCTGATCAAATTGGGTGAACACACATGGGGTTTGAGTAGTGTTCATGATACAATCAACTGGTCCAATAAACAGTTCAAATCAGTTCGTAACA CGGCTCAGTTTCCGATCCATGAAAAAGCGTGGAGAACTCAAAGATTATTTAATGATATAGCATTAGAAGCGTTAGGAAATCAAGCATTAGCTTCAATGGTGCGAGATGAATACTTGAAACTACGGCCTTCATTACCCGACCTTTCTG ATTATAGTCGAGCTGAGTACTTGCAATATAAGTGTGCCAATGATGTGCAAGTTGGTTTCAATTTAGAAGGTGGCATTGATCGACTTTTTGACCCGCGGACAAAA ATAAATTGGGCATCGTCGAAGAATCCATTGATGCAGTTTGTATACATTACTTATAATCAAAGTGATTTTGATGAGATGAATCAGCAGTATACGTATGCGCGATGGTTCAGTCTGGGAGTCGAGAAACCAAATATTACAGCGAATGCACATCCGAGTAGCCAATCATGGCGGTCTGTACTCGTAAACTTATTACAGAAAAACG ATGGTTCCTGTGACTTCTACACGCAAATTAAAATCTATGATCCGATCACTCAGATCAAGTATGGTGCACCGAGTGATATTTGGATTCATTACACCGTCAGAAATTCAG GGGTCGATGCAGAGTTTCAGATGTTTGGAAAAGTCACCACGCGTATGCCCGAATCAATTATGATCAATTTCCAACCCGTCCAGCAAACTGAACAACCGTATAAATGGATGCTATCGAAAATCGGACAAGTCATCGATCCAATGAATGTAGTCACGAATGGCAGTCAAAGACAACACG ttgTTGATGATCAGGGAATATTTTATCTAAACGAAAATACGCGAACCGGTTTGCAGATCGTGTCTCTCGATGTAGGGTTAGCGAATACGATCACCGAGACTCGGCCGGTCACATCGTTTCCATTGCCGCTGACCGCGACCGACCATATCACCGGGTTCGGTTTCAACGTATTCAATAATCTATGGAATGTTAACTATATCTACTGGTATCCGTTTAATGATGCCGATAAGGATTTTAAATccagattttcaatcaatttcaagaattattGA